AACCGACCGCCCCTACCGGCACCTGGGGCCGCATCGCGTCGGCCCGACCCCCGCCTCCCGGCGGACCTCCCACAGAAAGCAGGACACCCTCCGTGTTGAGCGCCGTCGTCAGGATCTTCCGCACCCCCGATCTGCGTCGCAAGATCGGGTTCACGCTGGGCATCATCGCCCTCTTCCGCCTCGGATCTTTCATCCCGGCGCCGTTCGTCGACTTCGCCAACGTGCAGTCGTGCCTCGCGGCCAACCAGGGCACCTCGGGCCTCTACGAGCTCGTCAACCTCTTCAGCGGCGGTGCGCTGCTGAAGCTCTCCATCTTCGCGCTGGGCATCATGCCGTACATCACGGCATCGATCATCGTCCAGCTGCTCCGCGTGGTCATCCCGCACTTCGACACCCTCTACAAGGAGGGCCAGTCCGGCCAGGCCAAGCTCACGCAGTACACGCGCTACCTCACGATCGCCCTCGCGGTCCTCCAGTCCACGACGCTCATCACGGTCGCGCGCAGCGGTGCGCTCTTCGGCCAGACCAACGTCAGCGCCTGCACGCAGCTCGTCACGAACGACGCCTGGTACGCGATCATGCTCATGGTCATCACCATGACCGCCGGCACCGGCCTCATCATGTGGATGGGCGAGCTCATCACCGAGCGCGGCATCGGCAACGGCATGTCGCTCCTCATCTTCACGTCGGTCGCCGCCGCGTTCCCGACCTCGCTCATCGCGATCCAGCAGAGCCGCGGCTGGGAGGTCTTCCTCCTGGTCATCGCCGTCGGCCTGCTCGTCGTCGCCGCCGTCGTCTACGTCGAGCAGTCGCAGCGCCGGATCCCCGTGCAGTACGCCAAGCGCATGGTCGGACGCCGCACCTACGGCGGCAACAACACCTACATCCCGATCAAGGTCAACATGGCCGGCGTCGTGCCCGTCATCTTCGCCTCGTCGCTGCTGTACCTGCCCGCGCTGGTCGCGCAGTTCAACCAGCCGCCCGTCGGCCAGCCGCCTGCACCGTGGGTGCAGTGGATCACCGACAACCTCACCACGGGCGACCACCCGCTCTACATGGTGATGTACTTCCTCCTCATCGTCGGCTTCACGTACTTCTACGTCGCCATCACCTTCAATCCGGAGGAGGTCGCCGACAACATGAAGAAGTACGGCGGCTTCATCCCCGGCATCCGCGCGGGGCGCCCGACGGCCGAGTACCTCGACTACGTGCTGACGCGCATCACGCTGCCGGGCTCGCTGTACCTCGGGCTCATCGCGCTCCTGCCGCTCATCGCCCTGTCGCTCGTCGGCGCCAACCAGAACTTCCCGTTCGGCGGCGCGAGCATCCTCATCGTGGTCGGCGTCGGCCTCGAGACGGTGAAGCAGATCGACTCGCAGCTGCAGCAGCGGCACTACGAGGGGCTGCTCAAGTGACCCGGCTCCTGATCGTCGGCCCTCCCGGCGCGGGCAAGGGAACGCAGGCGAAGCGCATCGCGGCCGATCGCGGCATCCCGGACGTCTCCACGGGCGACATCTTCCGCCAGAACATCAAGGACCGCACCGAGCTCGGCCAGCAGGTCCAGGCGCTCGTCGACGCGGGCAACTACGTCCCGGACGAGCTGACGAACCGGCTCGTCACCGTGCGCCTCCAGGAGGAGGACGCGCAGGCGGGCTTCCTGCTCGACGGCTACCCGCGCACGCTCGCCCAGGTCGCGTACCTCGAGGAGCTGCTGCAGGGGTGGGGCCAGGAGCTCGACGCGGTGATCCAGCTCGTGGCGGACGAGGACGAGGTCGTCGCCCGGCTGACCCGTCGCGCCGCCGAGCAGGGGCGCGCCGACGACGGCGAGGACGAGATCCGCCACCGCCAGGAGGTCTACGTCCGCGAGACGAGCCCCCTCATCGACGTGTACCGCGAGCACGGCCTGCTCGTCGAGGTCGACGGGCTGGGCGAGGTCGACGAGGTCGCCGAGCGGATCCGCACGGCACTCGCCGCTCGCGGCGTCCGTCCCTCCTCCGACGCCGGTCGCGCGTAGCGACGTGGGCGCGCTCCGCCGCACGCCGGGGATCTACAAGACCCCGGACGAGATCCGCCGCATGGTCGCCCCCGGCCTCGCGACCGCCGCGTCGCTCGACGCCGTGCGCGAGCTCATCGCCCCTGGCATCACGACGGGCGAGCTCGACGCGGCAGCCGACGCCGCCATCCGCGCGCTCGGCGGGCAC
This window of the Clavibacter sepedonicus genome carries:
- the secY gene encoding preprotein translocase subunit SecY; the protein is MLSAVVRIFRTPDLRRKIGFTLGIIALFRLGSFIPAPFVDFANVQSCLAANQGTSGLYELVNLFSGGALLKLSIFALGIMPYITASIIVQLLRVVIPHFDTLYKEGQSGQAKLTQYTRYLTIALAVLQSTTLITVARSGALFGQTNVSACTQLVTNDAWYAIMLMVITMTAGTGLIMWMGELITERGIGNGMSLLIFTSVAAAFPTSLIAIQQSRGWEVFLLVIAVGLLVVAAVVYVEQSQRRIPVQYAKRMVGRRTYGGNNTYIPIKVNMAGVVPVIFASSLLYLPALVAQFNQPPVGQPPAPWVQWITDNLTTGDHPLYMVMYFLLIVGFTYFYVAITFNPEEVADNMKKYGGFIPGIRAGRPTAEYLDYVLTRITLPGSLYLGLIALLPLIALSLVGANQNFPFGGASILIVVGVGLETVKQIDSQLQQRHYEGLLK
- a CDS encoding adenylate kinase; translation: MTRLLIVGPPGAGKGTQAKRIAADRGIPDVSTGDIFRQNIKDRTELGQQVQALVDAGNYVPDELTNRLVTVRLQEEDAQAGFLLDGYPRTLAQVAYLEELLQGWGQELDAVIQLVADEDEVVARLTRRAAEQGRADDGEDEIRHRQEVYVRETSPLIDVYREHGLLVEVDGLGEVDEVAERIRTALAARGVRPSSDAGRA